In Haliaeetus albicilla chromosome 3, bHalAlb1.1, whole genome shotgun sequence, the following are encoded in one genomic region:
- the LOC138684793 gene encoding GSK-3-binding protein-like, whose amino-acid sequence MPCRPGERFLLLERSVAVGQAGSKEVDALVAKLGEVLQLSAQRAPPPPRAPKHLGPGSARDRAAPYSPRCTGGGLLAPRGPAPPQAHQQHAEPPRPDRSGHQRVTKQLCGRGWLRSAARRRKQPPPGPGDGPAEEEDPHRLLQQLILSGNLIKEAVRRLQLAAAAAAAAAASTASSGSASAGSSGADGEAAEAAAAAAVVQPLQ is encoded by the coding sequence ATGCCGTGCCGCCCGGGCGAGCGCTTCCTGCTGCTGGAGCGCTCGGTCGCCGTGGGGCAGGCGGGCTCCAAGGAGGTGGACGCGCTGGTGGCCAAGCTGGGCGAGGTGCTGCAGCTGAGCGCCCagcgggcgccgccgccgccccgcgcccccaAGCACCTGGGGCCGGGCAGCGCCCGCGACCGCGCCGCCCCCTACTCGCCGCGCTGCACCGGCGGCGGCCTGCTGGCGCCGCgggggccggccccgccgcaAGCCCACCAGCAGCACGCCGAGCCCCCGCGGCCGGACAGGAGCGGCCACCAGCGGGTGACCAAGCAGCTGTGCGGCCGGGGCTGGCTGCGGAGCGCCGCCCGCCGGAGGAagcagccgccgccggggccgggcgaCGGgccggcggaggaggaggaccCCCACcggctcctgcagcagctcatCCTCTCCGGCAACCTCATCAAAGAAGCCGTCCGGCGGCTGCagctggcggcggcggcagcggcggcggcggcggcttcCACGGCCTCCAGCGGCAGCGCCTCGGCGGGGAGCAGCGGCGCGGACGGCGAGGCggccgaggcggcggcggcggcggcggtggtgcAGCCCCTGCAGTAG